The following coding sequences are from one Candidatus Nitrohelix vancouverensis window:
- a CDS encoding DUF2851 family protein: MMVSPFIDDYIHFTKSFSKITVQEDERELKVPEKVVRCIWNDQLVDASKLETTAGESLEVVFPGYWNFGPGPDFKSAAIKVNGRLYEGDLEIHVRSGDWKAHGHSNNPDFDNVLFHVFLWQTGPVAKPFDPGIKTDERRPGQAGPFFELELKKYLTRGLLDLSENLDFDSYPIMNQFNHGLCHRPLANLPREKLLRLLDAAGDARILVKMDRFHDRVIVNGYEQTFYEGVAEALGYPNNKKPFRELAERAPLEALRKLLPRKASEEERALRIQAILLGVAGLANFSALDPEDLEPEERSYFQRLDALWQSCRERIKVEPLPRSCWKFKGIRPANYPYRRIVGLSHLLAQRLKSGMFFDFMKTFQQAASATEKKGYTLKIPKTLYDYFCVPGVGYWATHYTPGGKRLKSPQNLIGSSRSSEIIVNIVMPIALIHARAVKSSNLEIALNQLYSSSRGGAENHKMRFMKYYILGDNADMIRLVANDRQRQGLMQVYQDFCTQNSNNCLRCSFPEVIRQFLT; the protein is encoded by the coding sequence GTGATGGTTTCTCCGTTCATTGACGATTACATCCACTTCACGAAAAGCTTTTCAAAAATCACAGTTCAGGAAGACGAACGGGAACTCAAGGTTCCCGAAAAGGTGGTGCGCTGTATCTGGAACGACCAGCTGGTGGATGCGAGCAAGCTGGAGACGACGGCGGGCGAATCTTTGGAAGTGGTGTTTCCGGGCTACTGGAATTTTGGGCCGGGGCCGGATTTTAAAAGCGCGGCGATCAAGGTCAACGGTCGTCTCTATGAAGGGGATCTGGAAATTCACGTGCGTTCCGGCGACTGGAAAGCGCACGGGCACTCAAACAACCCGGATTTCGACAATGTGCTGTTCCACGTTTTTCTTTGGCAAACAGGACCGGTAGCGAAGCCCTTCGATCCAGGGATCAAGACAGATGAGAGACGCCCCGGTCAGGCAGGGCCGTTTTTTGAACTGGAATTGAAAAAGTATCTGACGCGCGGATTGCTGGACTTGAGCGAGAATCTGGATTTTGACAGCTATCCCATCATGAATCAGTTCAACCACGGCTTGTGTCACCGGCCTCTGGCGAATTTGCCGAGAGAGAAATTGTTGCGTTTGCTGGATGCGGCGGGCGACGCGCGTATTCTGGTCAAGATGGATCGTTTTCATGATCGCGTGATCGTGAACGGATACGAGCAGACCTTTTATGAAGGCGTCGCAGAGGCGCTGGGCTATCCGAACAACAAAAAACCGTTTCGCGAGTTGGCGGAGAGGGCGCCGCTGGAGGCGCTGAGGAAATTACTGCCGCGCAAGGCTTCAGAAGAAGAACGGGCCTTGCGGATTCAGGCGATTTTGTTGGGCGTGGCGGGGCTTGCGAATTTTTCCGCGCTCGACCCCGAGGATCTGGAGCCGGAGGAACGATCTTATTTTCAACGGTTGGATGCGCTGTGGCAAAGCTGTCGCGAGCGCATCAAGGTGGAGCCCTTGCCGCGATCCTGTTGGAAGTTCAAGGGCATTCGTCCGGCGAATTATCCGTATCGCAGAATTGTGGGGCTGTCGCATCTGCTCGCTCAGCGTTTGAAGAGCGGAATGTTCTTTGATTTTATGAAGACCTTTCAGCAGGCGGCGTCGGCTACGGAGAAAAAAGGCTACACGCTGAAAATTCCCAAGACGCTTTACGATTATTTTTGCGTTCCCGGCGTCGGCTATTGGGCGACCCATTACACGCCCGGCGGCAAGCGGCTGAAATCGCCGCAAAATCTGATTGGCTCGTCGCGTTCGTCTGAGATCATCGTCAATATTGTGATGCCGATTGCCTTGATCCATGCGCGCGCTGTGAAATCGTCGAATCTCGAAATTGCGCTGAATCAGTTGTACAGTTCCAGCAGGGGGGGCGCCGAGAACCATAAAATGCGCTTCATGAAGTATTATATCCTTGGCGACAATGCAGACATGATCCGTCTCGTCGCCAATGATCGCCAGCGGCAGGGCCTGATGCAGGTGTATCAGGATTTTTGCACGCAAAACAGTAATAATTGCCTGCGCTGTTCCTTCCCGGAAGTGATAAGGCAATTTTTGACCTGA
- a CDS encoding adenylyl-sulfate kinase, with the protein MSDNGHVANLSNQLLRMVIVGHVDHGKSTLVGRLLSDTGSLPEGKLDFIKDICERQGKSFEYAFLLDALEEEQEQGITIDTSQIFFKTQKRHYVIIDAPGHKEFLKNMVTGAADAEAALLLIDANEGVQEQSRRHGYILKLLGLTQVVVVVNKMDLVGYDQKVFSKIRDEYNAFLNSLEVQTPEYIPVSAKLGVNIAAHNGEMPWYEGPSVLQMLDRFEKKLRPNHLPFRMPVQDVYKFDQRRIIAGRVESGQLAVGDRLIFSPSNKTGVVKTIEAWSVPEAPKMAQASQSIGFTLGEQIFVERGEVASRVDELPIVSSTFNVNIFWMGKNNLTKGKQYKIKLNTQEAPCEVIAFNKVIEASTLETLTDQEFVAKNDVAEVTLRTQRPVAFDLFGSIATTGRFVIVDEYDVCGGGIVTTYSPSNKEDKLRDEVRQRAFNWVKSDIRAEERAYRNGHQASLILVTGESGVGKGKLAKKLERMLFDQNYQSYLLDGKNVRLGVSADIDAHPEPDGEAVRRFGEVAKLFLDAGHVVISTSNVFNQEDHSDIRLLAEPSPVIEIQVTGVEEPTGSPDLVLSIAEAKDEAAAGEKICKFLKEKKILTGHNYSI; encoded by the coding sequence ATGAGCGATAACGGACACGTTGCAAATCTTTCCAATCAATTATTGCGCATGGTCATTGTCGGCCATGTCGATCACGGTAAATCCACCCTTGTCGGGCGCTTGTTGTCGGACACCGGCAGTCTGCCCGAGGGCAAGCTGGACTTCATCAAGGACATCTGCGAACGCCAGGGGAAAAGTTTTGAATACGCGTTTCTGCTCGACGCTCTTGAAGAAGAGCAGGAGCAGGGTATCACCATTGACACCTCGCAAATTTTCTTCAAAACGCAGAAGCGTCATTACGTCATCATCGACGCCCCAGGCCACAAAGAGTTCCTCAAGAACATGGTCACCGGCGCGGCGGATGCGGAAGCGGCGCTGTTGTTGATCGACGCGAACGAAGGCGTGCAGGAGCAAAGCCGACGACACGGTTATATCCTGAAACTGCTGGGTTTGACGCAGGTCGTGGTGGTGGTCAATAAAATGGATCTGGTGGGCTACGACCAGAAAGTATTTTCAAAAATTCGCGATGAATACAACGCCTTCCTCAATTCTCTGGAAGTGCAAACGCCGGAATACATTCCCGTGTCCGCCAAGCTGGGCGTGAACATCGCCGCTCATAACGGGGAAATGCCCTGGTATGAAGGCCCGTCGGTTTTGCAGATGCTGGACCGTTTTGAAAAAAAATTACGTCCCAATCATCTGCCCTTTCGCATGCCGGTGCAGGACGTTTACAAATTCGATCAGCGCCGTATCATTGCCGGGCGCGTGGAGTCCGGTCAATTGGCGGTGGGCGACCGTTTGATTTTTTCCCCTTCCAATAAAACCGGAGTGGTGAAAACCATCGAGGCCTGGAGCGTGCCGGAGGCGCCGAAAATGGCGCAGGCGTCGCAGTCGATCGGTTTCACTCTGGGAGAGCAGATTTTCGTTGAACGCGGCGAAGTCGCTTCGCGCGTGGATGAACTGCCGATTGTCTCGTCTACGTTCAACGTCAATATTTTCTGGATGGGAAAAAACAATCTCACCAAGGGCAAGCAATACAAAATCAAACTGAACACGCAGGAAGCCCCGTGCGAAGTCATCGCTTTCAACAAGGTCATCGAGGCGTCCACTCTCGAAACCCTCACGGATCAGGAATTCGTCGCAAAGAACGACGTTGCGGAAGTGACCTTGCGCACGCAACGACCGGTCGCCTTCGACTTGTTCGGTTCCATCGCAACGACGGGTCGCTTTGTTATAGTGGACGAGTACGACGTTTGCGGCGGCGGCATCGTGACCACTTACAGCCCATCCAACAAAGAAGACAAACTCCGCGACGAAGTTCGGCAGAGAGCGTTCAACTGGGTGAAGAGCGATATCCGCGCTGAAGAACGCGCTTACCGCAACGGACATCAGGCCTCCCTCATCCTCGTGACTGGCGAGTCCGGCGTGGGCAAGGGCAAGCTGGCGAAAAAACTCGAGCGCATGTTGTTCGACCAAAATTACCAAAGTTACCTGCTCGACGGCAAAAACGTTCGCCTCGGCGTGTCTGCGGACATCGACGCGCACCCGGAGCCGGATGGAGAAGCGGTGCGTCGTTTTGGCGAAGTCGCCAAATTGTTTCTCGACGCCGGGCATGTGGTGATCTCGACATCCAACGTGTTCAATCAGGAAGACCATTCCGACATTCGACTGCTCGCGGAACCTTCTCCTGTGATTGAAATTCAGGTCACGGGCGTGGAGGAACCGACAGGTTCTCCCGACCTGGTTTTATCCATTGCAGAGGCCAAGGATGAAGCGGCGGCGGGCGAGAAAATCTGTAAATTTTTGAAAGAAAAGAAAATCCTCACAGGTCACAATTACTCCATCTGA
- a CDS encoding SDR family oxidoreductase, protein MNLNLKNRKVVITGVGDGIGREMALMFAAEGAQVAGCSRTQKSLDVLADEMPGEGHCFKAVDLASAQATETFHRDVTQAFGGLDILVNNVGSIQKLATFSELTDADWEEAFQINLMSAVRMCRLFLPQLKESASASILNISSIAGSRPDVIFPHYAAFKAGLSNLTVSLSQTLAPDRIRVNAISPGPVWSRSWENEAAGAAQKQGKELDAVRDEIRAASSESTLLKRMGEPGDVAGLAVFLSSNAGGWITGTNYTVDGGILRNPY, encoded by the coding sequence ATGAACCTGAATTTAAAGAATCGAAAAGTAGTCATCACCGGCGTCGGCGACGGCATCGGCCGGGAAATGGCCTTGATGTTTGCCGCAGAAGGCGCGCAGGTGGCGGGTTGCTCGCGGACTCAGAAAAGTCTCGACGTTTTGGCCGATGAGATGCCGGGCGAGGGGCATTGTTTCAAGGCGGTCGATCTTGCATCGGCGCAGGCGACGGAAACCTTTCATCGCGACGTGACGCAAGCGTTCGGCGGCCTGGACATTCTGGTCAACAACGTCGGCTCCATTCAAAAACTGGCGACCTTTTCCGAATTGACGGATGCGGACTGGGAAGAGGCGTTTCAAATCAACCTGATGTCGGCGGTTCGCATGTGTCGACTCTTTCTGCCGCAATTGAAGGAGTCCGCTTCAGCGAGCATTCTGAATATATCATCCATTGCAGGTTCCCGACCGGACGTGATTTTCCCGCATTACGCGGCATTCAAGGCGGGCCTGTCCAATCTGACCGTGTCCCTGTCGCAGACTCTGGCGCCGGACCGGATTCGAGTGAACGCCATTTCACCGGGACCGGTGTGGTCGCGTTCCTGGGAGAACGAGGCGGCGGGCGCGGCGCAAAAACAGGGGAAGGAACTGGATGCGGTACGAGATGAAATTCGCGCCGCTTCGTCGGAAAGTACATTGTTGAAGCGAATGGGCGAGCCGGGCGACGTCGCCGGGCTGGCGGTGTTCCTTTCCTCCAACGCAGGCGGCTGGATCACTGGGACCAACTATACGGTCGATGGCGGCATCTTACGCAATCCTTATTGA
- a CDS encoding 2Fe-2S iron-sulfur cluster binding domain-containing protein produces MPKIKVNNAETGETHVIKIGYGANLRKALGYTEAEVYKGVNKFLNCRGLGLCAKCIVEVEPSDNISPRTMFEDIHKVGPDQRMSCRVKVYGDISVKTAVQD; encoded by the coding sequence ATGCCTAAAATCAAAGTCAACAACGCTGAAACGGGCGAGACTCACGTCATCAAAATTGGTTATGGAGCCAATTTGAGAAAAGCCCTTGGATATACAGAGGCTGAAGTTTATAAAGGCGTGAACAAATTCCTCAATTGCCGAGGCTTGGGACTTTGCGCCAAGTGTATCGTCGAGGTGGAACCGTCGGATAACATCAGCCCGCGCACGATGTTTGAAGACATTCACAAGGTCGGCCCCGACCAGAGAATGTCCTGCCGAGTGAAAGTCTATGGCGACATCAGCGTGAAAACCGCAGTGCAGGATTGA
- a CDS encoding trypsin-like serine protease — protein MKSVSLATRWTLCLMVCLALGACSVARQSHELTTPVDQDAEIFDKRFRQMEFSELNLESFWTQKEFVERDPVPLTNMTVADIVEGAREGVVNIYTQRLMERNTSFGISPNDLMPLRIPFLTDLFEIIPFKVPVPFKENGFSLGSGFIINSNGFILTNAHVILNATDIVVVLSEGKEEYPARIIGIDLVTDLALLKIEADRDLTSLPLGVSDELRTGETVLAMGNPLGFKHTVTSGLVSAKERVGPFSKGNVDFIQTDSAINPGSSGGPLLNMYGEVVGVNTAIIESAQLIGFAISADMVKEVLPMLLLGKTERGWFGVQAIPLRKEDMAALNLYSMHGIRVVQVAPGGPAEQAGLKENDVIVSVNGASLDNFVIFRRKLLGMSPGAKISLDILRAGKPMLIVGTLREAPKESDRSEGSAE, from the coding sequence ATGAAAAGTGTTTCGTTGGCAACGCGGTGGACGCTGTGCCTGATGGTTTGTCTGGCCCTGGGCGCGTGTTCGGTTGCGCGCCAGTCGCATGAGCTGACGACGCCGGTCGATCAGGATGCGGAGATTTTCGACAAGCGTTTTCGTCAAATGGAATTCAGTGAACTGAATCTGGAATCGTTCTGGACGCAGAAGGAGTTTGTCGAGCGAGACCCGGTTCCCCTGACCAATATGACGGTGGCGGACATTGTAGAAGGGGCGCGCGAAGGAGTCGTCAATATTTACACGCAACGGTTGATGGAGCGCAATACCTCCTTTGGAATTTCTCCGAACGACCTGATGCCGCTTCGCATTCCCTTTTTGACGGATTTGTTTGAGATCATACCCTTCAAGGTTCCGGTGCCCTTCAAGGAAAACGGATTCAGCCTTGGCTCCGGCTTCATCATCAACTCAAACGGTTTCATCCTCACCAACGCGCATGTGATACTGAATGCGACGGACATCGTCGTCGTGCTTTCGGAAGGCAAGGAAGAATACCCGGCGCGCATCATCGGAATCGATCTGGTGACGGACCTTGCTTTACTCAAAATCGAAGCCGATCGGGATTTAACGTCCTTGCCTCTGGGCGTGTCGGATGAACTGCGAACCGGGGAAACGGTGCTGGCGATGGGCAATCCGCTCGGTTTCAAACACACGGTCACCTCGGGTCTGGTGAGCGCGAAAGAGCGAGTGGGGCCTTTCTCCAAAGGCAACGTGGATTTCATTCAAACCGATTCGGCGATCAACCCCGGCAGTAGCGGCGGCCCTTTATTGAACATGTACGGCGAGGTGGTGGGCGTGAACACGGCGATCATCGAAAGCGCGCAATTGATCGGTTTCGCGATCTCCGCCGATATGGTGAAGGAAGTTCTGCCCATGCTTCTGCTTGGCAAAACGGAACGCGGCTGGTTTGGCGTTCAGGCCATCCCGTTACGCAAGGAAGATATGGCGGCGTTGAATCTGTATTCCATGCACGGCATCCGCGTCGTACAAGTGGCGCCGGGCGGCCCGGCAGAGCAAGCGGGATTGAAGGAAAACGACGTGATCGTATCGGTCAACGGAGCGAGCCTGGATAATTTTGTGATCTTTCGCAGGAAATTGCTCGGCATGAGTCCGGGCGCAAAAATTTCTCTGGATATCCTTCGCGCAGGCAAGCCTATGCTGATTGTGGGGACCTTGAGGGAAGCGCCGAAGGAATCGGATAGGTCCGAAGGTTCCGCAGAATGA
- a CDS encoding sulfate adenylyltransferase subunit 2, producing the protein MDHLDHLENQSIYILREAYKNFKNLAMLWSIGKDSTVLVWLARKAFFGQCPIPLVHIDTTYKIPAMIEYRDRVAKEWGLNLVVGKNEKALAEGMDHTQGRMVCCEALKTMGLHSVMEQKGYTGLILGIRRDEEGTRAKERYFSPRNKDFEWDFKDQPPELWDQYKTSFEEGTHIRIHPILHWTELNVWEYIQREKIPIIDLYFANEEGKRYRSLGCAPCTNPIESQAKTIDEIVEELKTIDTAERSGRAQDQENTYAMQKLRARGYM; encoded by the coding sequence ATGGATCATCTGGATCATCTGGAAAACCAAAGCATTTATATATTACGCGAGGCGTACAAGAATTTTAAGAACCTGGCTATGTTGTGGTCGATCGGCAAAGACTCGACCGTTCTCGTCTGGTTGGCACGCAAAGCGTTTTTTGGGCAATGTCCCATTCCCCTGGTGCATATCGACACCACCTATAAGATTCCCGCAATGATCGAATACCGCGATCGCGTTGCAAAAGAGTGGGGACTCAATCTGGTTGTCGGGAAGAATGAGAAAGCGCTGGCTGAAGGCATGGACCACACTCAGGGCCGAATGGTCTGTTGCGAAGCGCTGAAAACCATGGGCCTGCACTCCGTTATGGAGCAAAAGGGCTACACCGGTCTCATCCTCGGCATTCGCCGCGACGAAGAAGGCACCCGCGCCAAAGAGCGTTATTTTTCGCCGCGCAACAAGGATTTTGAGTGGGACTTCAAGGATCAGCCGCCGGAGTTGTGGGATCAGTACAAGACCTCTTTCGAAGAGGGAACCCATATCCGTATTCATCCCATTCTGCATTGGACTGAATTGAATGTATGGGAATATATTCAACGCGAAAAAATTCCCATCATTGATCTGTATTTTGCAAATGAAGAAGGCAAACGCTATCGATCCCTGGGATGTGCGCCCTGCACCAATCCCATTGAGTCGCAAGCAAAAACTATTGATGAAATCGTCGAGGAGTTGAAAACCATAGATACTGCTGAACGCTCGGGTCGTGCGCAGGATCAGGAGAACACCTACGCAATGCAAAAACTACGCGCCCGAGGATATATGTAA
- a CDS encoding tetratricopeptide repeat protein, whose product MKKNHNPAGNQPSSPPKGIFKKWGVFLLSTATLAVGLWALMYYSTPQPVFKPYDKFKKASSVVSEEKEEASPAKADEFEAADESWLDVEEKPAIDLIKASAEPPPMSQLPRETLEHISKGVALTEKGEFNAGDLEFQEAARLSPDSAHVYSIWATASKMAKKYKGADERFKRADELAPNDPEILFNWGMMLLESNQNVRSAELMERVVKMQPDNYYAYNYLGKAYGRQKMYEEEEQQYRKSLELRPDFAQAYFNLGIVLSIRKKFEEAAPFFEKAIEMDRFYEKPFVVQMLTALGRYTAPADKMADLKPADGEKHDHEHAKGEEHASAQDGPDEKMHSEGSDTKEQEGSAGMEGSKKKVKDVTDVKGVVLINGQPSGADTVVILETKSKMRVRSQAPGAYEVDQVNLQFQPKHSVVTVGSKITFYNKDVEVHNIFSKSLNNQFNLGAMAAGSGKSITLDSPGPVVLRCNMHKEMVGTIFVVPNGYHTMANWKGEYSFENVDSKDYIMQVWNPMLKPEEVAEHLKSADLTGVDATFDFDIKTTSKRGEIHDMIEAVDYNLVVDEIEKEMRQAIEDWKNEKKFISRKRMLLAITKHFDGGGLKGAIAKSFSKNRSDGLEQKLDEIRKMISGIGFSKDEVTEAGLHSKTDFAISQLRLNVKELEARLNPDFNKDKK is encoded by the coding sequence GTGTTCAAACCTTACGACAAATTCAAGAAGGCTTCGAGCGTCGTTTCTGAGGAGAAAGAAGAAGCGAGTCCGGCGAAAGCGGACGAGTTTGAAGCGGCGGATGAATCCTGGCTGGATGTGGAGGAGAAACCGGCGATTGATCTGATCAAGGCGTCGGCGGAACCCCCTCCCATGTCGCAATTGCCGAGAGAGACTTTGGAGCATATCAGCAAGGGCGTGGCGCTGACGGAGAAAGGCGAGTTCAACGCCGGCGATCTGGAATTTCAGGAAGCGGCGAGATTGAGTCCCGATTCGGCTCATGTCTACTCGATCTGGGCGACGGCGTCCAAAATGGCGAAAAAGTATAAGGGCGCGGATGAGCGTTTCAAAAGAGCGGACGAACTGGCGCCGAACGATCCCGAAATTCTTTTCAACTGGGGCATGATGTTGCTGGAATCCAACCAAAACGTGCGATCCGCCGAGTTGATGGAGCGCGTGGTCAAGATGCAACCGGATAATTATTACGCCTACAACTACCTTGGCAAAGCCTACGGTCGGCAGAAAATGTATGAGGAAGAGGAGCAACAGTATCGCAAGTCTCTCGAACTGCGTCCGGATTTCGCCCAGGCTTATTTCAATCTGGGCATCGTGTTGAGCATCCGAAAAAAGTTTGAGGAAGCGGCTCCTTTCTTTGAGAAGGCGATCGAGATGGATCGTTTCTATGAGAAACCCTTTGTCGTTCAGATGCTGACCGCGCTGGGACGCTACACCGCGCCTGCGGATAAAATGGCGGATCTGAAACCTGCCGACGGCGAGAAGCACGACCATGAGCATGCGAAGGGCGAGGAGCATGCGAGCGCGCAGGATGGGCCGGATGAGAAGATGCATTCCGAAGGCTCCGATACCAAGGAGCAGGAAGGCTCTGCGGGAATGGAAGGCTCCAAGAAAAAGGTGAAGGACGTCACCGACGTCAAGGGCGTCGTGTTAATCAACGGTCAGCCGAGCGGGGCGGATACGGTGGTGATTCTGGAGACCAAAAGCAAAATGAGGGTTCGCAGCCAGGCGCCGGGCGCGTATGAAGTCGACCAGGTGAACCTGCAGTTTCAGCCCAAGCATTCGGTCGTCACCGTGGGTTCTAAAATCACCTTCTACAATAAGGACGTCGAGGTTCACAATATTTTTTCAAAGTCCCTGAACAACCAGTTCAACCTTGGCGCGATGGCGGCGGGTTCCGGCAAGTCGATCACGCTGGATTCTCCCGGGCCGGTCGTTTTGCGATGCAATATGCACAAGGAGATGGTGGGCACGATCTTTGTCGTGCCAAACGGTTATCACACGATGGCCAACTGGAAGGGCGAATATTCTTTTGAAAACGTGGACAGCAAGGATTACATCATGCAGGTCTGGAATCCGATGCTGAAGCCGGAAGAAGTCGCCGAGCATCTGAAATCGGCGGACCTGACCGGCGTCGATGCGACCTTCGATTTTGATATCAAGACGACTTCCAAGCGCGGCGAAATCCACGACATGATCGAAGCAGTCGACTACAATCTGGTGGTGGATGAGATCGAAAAGGAAATGCGTCAGGCCATCGAGGACTGGAAGAACGAGAAAAAATTCATCTCGCGCAAGCGCATGTTGCTGGCGATCACCAAACATTTTGACGGCGGCGGTTTGAAGGGCGCCATCGCCAAGAGTTTCAGCAAGAATCGTAGCGACGGCCTGGAGCAGAAGCTAGACGAAATTCGTAAAATGATTTCAGGCATCGGTTTTTCTAAGGATGAAGTGACCGAGGCCGGATTGCATAGTAAAACCGATTTCGCCATCTCCCAGCTTCGTTTGAACGTTAAAGAGCTGGAAGCCCGCCTCAATCCTGATTTCAATAAAGATAAAAAATAA
- a CDS encoding cysteine--tRNA ligase translates to MKLRIFNTLTGKKEAFEPLQADRVGMYVCGVTVYDYCHLGHARSAVVFDVIYRYLQFLGLEVCFVKNFTDIDDKIIKRANENGIEWSEVTRQFIEAYYEDMGRLNIAQPTLEPRATDHIHDMIEMIATLIEKGHAYESEGDVFYSVRSFETYGALSGRRIEDLLSGARVDVNEAKRDPLDFALWKKSKPGEPFWESPWSSGRPGWHIECSAMGSRLLGQSFDIHGGGKDLVFPHHENEIAQSCGASGCAPARYWIHNGFVNIDKEKMSKSLGNFFTIREIFKKFHPETVRLFLVSSHYRGPIEFSEQNLQEAEKVITRFYEALDSARQAEERMDAGLLEGLQEAIDAHPLLQGYREAMDDDFNSAVAVAHLNEALRALNQSLQSLSKDPAQARAVVVTAGALKKTGQLLGLFHTPVEEFNEWAFARKSDGLNLDVAAIETLIAERNAARASKDWAAADRCRDALTAMGVSLEDGPEGTLWKLK, encoded by the coding sequence ATGAAATTGCGTATTTTCAATACATTGACGGGTAAGAAAGAGGCCTTTGAACCCTTGCAGGCGGATCGCGTCGGCATGTACGTTTGCGGGGTGACGGTCTACGACTATTGTCATCTGGGGCATGCCCGTTCAGCGGTGGTGTTCGACGTCATTTACCGGTACCTGCAGTTTTTGGGACTCGAGGTCTGTTTTGTGAAAAATTTCACGGACATCGACGACAAGATCATCAAGCGCGCCAACGAGAATGGCATCGAATGGTCGGAAGTGACGCGTCAGTTCATCGAAGCCTATTACGAGGACATGGGGCGCTTGAACATCGCACAGCCAACGCTGGAGCCGCGCGCCACCGACCATATTCACGACATGATTGAGATGATCGCAACCTTGATCGAAAAAGGACACGCTTACGAATCGGAGGGCGACGTGTTTTACTCCGTACGCTCGTTTGAAACCTACGGCGCCTTGTCGGGGCGACGCATCGAGGATTTGTTGTCCGGCGCCCGTGTCGACGTCAACGAAGCGAAGCGCGATCCTCTGGATTTTGCGCTTTGGAAAAAGAGCAAGCCGGGCGAACCGTTCTGGGAAAGCCCCTGGAGTTCGGGCCGACCGGGCTGGCATATCGAATGCTCGGCGATGGGTTCGCGTTTGCTGGGGCAAAGCTTTGACATTCACGGCGGCGGCAAGGATCTGGTGTTCCCGCATCACGAAAATGAAATCGCGCAGTCCTGCGGCGCTTCGGGTTGCGCTCCGGCGCGTTACTGGATTCACAACGGCTTCGTCAATATTGATAAAGAAAAAATGTCCAAGTCCCTGGGCAATTTTTTTACGATTCGGGAAATTTTTAAAAAGTTCCACCCCGAAACCGTGCGCCTGTTCCTCGTCAGTTCGCATTACCGAGGTCCTATCGAGTTTTCTGAGCAGAACCTGCAGGAAGCCGAAAAAGTCATCACGCGATTTTACGAAGCTCTGGATTCCGCGCGTCAGGCAGAAGAGCGCATGGACGCTGGTTTGCTGGAGGGTTTGCAAGAGGCCATCGACGCGCATCCGTTATTGCAAGGATATCGCGAAGCGATGGACGATGATTTCAACAGCGCCGTGGCAGTCGCGCATTTGAACGAAGCCTTGAGGGCGCTCAATCAATCCTTGCAGAGCTTGAGCAAGGACCCGGCGCAGGCGCGCGCCGTCGTCGTCACTGCGGGCGCATTGAAAAAGACGGGCCAATTGCTGGGATTGTTTCACACGCCGGTAGAAGAATTCAACGAATGGGCCTTCGCGCGAAAGAGCGACGGTTTGAATCTGGATGTCGCGGCGATAGAGACCTTGATCGCAGAAAGAAACGCCGCCAGAGCCTCGAAAGACTGGGCCGCCGCAGATCGTTGCCGGGATGCGCTGACCGCAATGGGGGTCTCCCTGGAAGACGGTCCGGAGGGTACGCTCTGGAAACTTAAGTGA